From one Cardiocondyla obscurior isolate alpha-2009 linkage group LG06, Cobs3.1, whole genome shotgun sequence genomic stretch:
- the Rpe gene encoding ribulose-phosphate 3-epimerase: protein MARSLHAKIGPSILNADLAQLHDESQKLLDNGADYLHLDVMDGHFVPNLSFGHPIVKCLRSKIKNAFFETHMMVSNPKQWIEPMADAGVDQYTFHVEPVEDVPLVCRKVREAGMKVGVALKPGTPVDVVADYADLADMILVMTVEPGFGGQKFMEPMLKKVEWLRQTYPGLDIEVDGGVGPATIEACAKAGANMIVSGTAVINSADQAKVIATLRDTVNCYLGHDRST from the exons ATGGCGAGGAGTTTACACGCAAAAATCGGTCCGTCGATCTTGAACGCCGATCTGGCGCAGCTTCACGACGAGTCGCAAAAGTTGCTGGATAACGGCGCGGATTACTTGCATTTAGACGTAATGGACGGTCACTTTGTTCCTAATCTTTCGTTCGGTCATCCGATCGTGAAATGTCTTCGtagtaaaataaagaacgcCTTCTTCGAAACGCACATGATGGTGTCTAATCCAAAGCAG TGGATTGAACCTATGGCAGACGCTGGTGTAGATCAATACACATTTCATGTAGAGCCAGTCGAGGACGTTCCTCTAGTTTGCAGGAAAGTTAGAGAAGCGGGAATGAAG gttgGCGTGGCGCTTAAGCCAGGAACACCTGTAGACGTTGTGGCAGATTATGCAGATTTAGCGGATATGATCTTAGTAATGACTGTAGAACCTGGTTTTGGTGGACAGAAGTTTATGGAGCCGATGTTAAAAAAAGTAGAATGGCTGAGGCAGACGTATCCTGGATTAGATATCGAAGTCGACGGCGGTGTTGGACCAGCCACAATCGAAGCTTGCGCAAAG GCTGGTGCTAATATGATCGTATCCGGCACAGCTGTTATAAATTccgccgatcaagctaaagtAATAGCGACTCTTCGAGATACGGTAAACTGTTATTTGGGTCACGATCGTTCAACGTAG
- the LOC139103661 gene encoding uncharacterized protein, whose amino-acid sequence MRKIKDFNEDRLPFLNKNENRAIDFSYENINDPIPISNQYHSLMLQGVANQLMRWPNDLSSSFMAACLIISSFLLLVFVTAIFCSPVAKECNRCELKSPKDECSSNVYFVKEAGQAWSGKDFCCIEAAAKKQPNLNIHLINLMRAANISNTTENNFKITLASRNPNIHIADLSIDEFFSKTELSSIAKNLSNESLLIAAKAYLLWNFSGIAMHPSAYCNLSNINKSRWNKVGKRDCTPDELVTIDPMIDLQATDVYCQAFLGFLIREISKNATRVYTLKDALNKFCPRIDNCPEVRIVDLKSQCPVDASDCPTVHNTYSKSWKHIM is encoded by the exons ATGCGAAAAATCAAag attttaacgAGGACAGACTTCCCTTTTTGAACAAAAACGAAAACAGAGCTATTGATTTTTCGTATGAGAACATCAACGATCCGATTCCAATAAGTAATCAGTATCATAGCTTGATGCTTCAGGGTGTCGCGAATCAATTAATGAGATGGCCGAACGATCTTTCTAGCTCATTTATGGCAGCGTGTTTAATCATTAGTAGTTTCCTTCTTCTTGTCTTTGTCACAGCGATATTTTGCTCACCCGTAGCAAAGGAGTGTAATCGCTG CGAATTAAAAAGTCCCAAGGATGAATGCTCTTCCAATGTCTATTTCGTTAAAGAAGCTGGGCAGGCTTGGTCTGGGAAAGACTTTTGTTGCATTGAAGCTGCTGCGAAAAAGCAACCCAATCTAAAC attcatttaattaatttgatgcGTGCTGCCAATATATCGAACAcaacggaaaataattttaaaataacattggCCTCCCGAAACCCTAATATTCATATTGCTGATTTATCGATTGACGAATTTTTCagcaa AACAGAATTATCAAGTATTGCGAAAAACTTAAGTAACGAGTCGTTGTTGATAGCGGCAAAAGCGTATTTGCTTTGGAACTTCTCCGGAATTGCAATGCATCCTAGCGCATATTGTAATTTGTCGAACATTAATAAATCTCGGTGGAA taaagTGGGAAAACGCGATTGCACGCCTGACGAATTGGTTACGATCGATCCAATGATCGATTTGCAGGCAACAGACGTGTATTGTCAAGCGTTTCTAGGATTTTTGATAAGagaaatatcaaaaaatgCAACGAGAGTTTATACTTTAAAGGATGCACTGAATAAATTTTGTCCgag AATTGATAATTGTCCCGAAGTACGAATAGTTGATTTAAAATCGCAATGTCCAGTAGATGCTTCCGATTGTCCTACTGTACATAATACATACAGTAAATCCTGGAAgcatataatgtaa
- the LOC139103659 gene encoding putative methyltransferase C9orf114 homolog: MSAVKPEVKSWQEYNRKRKELRKQWKEEKLEKKARKEELEKELKDAEPAKIEPRYEERDVCTVSIAVPGSILENAQSPELRTYLAGQIARAACIYKVDEILVFDDKGELTEDEKRKVRKDELLGEGRAGCLQLARILQYLECPQYLRKYFFPIHKDLQYAGVLNPLDAPHHLRQEDKFLYREGIVTNKPIKAGKGSQVNVGLLNEVHVDKVLMPGLRVTVKIPEDQLNPKKLKGIIVPPNVPRAETGVYWGYSVRLVKNLTQVLTTCQYKEGYDLTIGTSDKGTLIDEIEPKSLKYRHCLIVFGGLNGLEAAVDVDPHLNVDDPSLVFHKYVNTCPQQGSRTIRTEEAILLTLAELRTKLVTKKITKKS; the protein is encoded by the coding sequence atgtcTGCTGTGAAGCCCGAGGTGAAGAGTTGGCAGGAGTACAATCGTAAACGGAAGGAGCTTCGCAAACAGTGGAAGGAGGAGAAGTTGGAGAAGAAGGCGAGGAAGGAGGAACTCGAGAAGGAATTGAAGGACGCGGAGCCGGCGAAAATTGAACCAAGGTATGAGGAAAGGGACGTCTGCACCGTGAGCATAGCAGTGCCCGGTTCGATCCTCGAGAACGCGCAATCCCCGGAGCTACGGACGTACTTAGCGGGACAAATCGCGCGTGCCGCGTGCATTTACAAAGTCGACGAGATCCTGGTGTTCGACGATAAGGGCGAGCTTACGGAAGATGAGAAGCGAAAGGTGAGGAAGGACGAGCTGTTGGGTGAGGGTAGGGCCGGCTGCCTGCAGCTGGCCAGGATTTTGCAGTATCTCGAATGCCCGCAGTACctgagaaaatatttctttccgaTCCACAAGGACCTGCAGTATGCTGGCGTGTTGAACCCGCTGGACGCACCACATCATCTGCGACAGGAGGATAAATTTCTATATCGTGAGGGTATTGTTACCAATAAGCCTATCAAGGCTGGCAAAGGATCCCAAGTAAACGTGGGACTACTAAATGAGGTTCACGTCGACAAAGTACTAATGCCTGGGTTAAGAGTGACGGTGAAAATACCTGAGGATCAACTTAAtccgaaaaaattaaagggtATTATCGTACCGCCTAACGTGCCTCGAGCGGAGACTGGAGTTTATTGGGGTTACAGCGTCAGGCTCGTTAAGAATTTAACGCAAGTTTTAACAACTTGTCAGTACAAGGAAGGATACGATTTGACTATTGGAACATCGGATAAGGGAACGCTGATCGATGAAATAGAGCCGAAAAGTTTGAAGTACCGTCATTGCCTTATAGTATTCGGAGGTCTCAACGGATTGGAAGCTGCCGTAGACGTGGATCCGCATTTAAACGTTGACGATCCGTCGCTAGTTTTTCATAAATACGTAAATACGTGCCCGCAGCAAGGATCGCGAACAATCAGAACGGAAGAGGCCATTCTTTTGACTCTAGCTGAATTGAGGACTAAATTAGTgactaaaaaaattacaaaaaaatcctag
- the LOC139103675 gene encoding uncharacterized protein, with amino-acid sequence MNSDDIDENILLLYNAQKWEEIAALSFVSGNSKSSRLSWVLPDVNDLHWINNITRMHNVSGVASIGCGCGLLEWLLQKCSGLDVVGIELDSSWWNSKYSPPQFLKNIIFVENESINFQVPKRYAMLFCYFNNSAAFCNYMENYKGNLVFVIGPAQGNNCITDPLPFDKKFDKYNWTLINQKKLAHSNNYITAYSNKS; translated from the exons ATGAATAGTGACGATATCGacgaaaatattcttttattatataatgcTCAAAAGTGGGAAGAAATTGCTGCTTTATCTTTCGTGAGTGGCAACTCGAAGTCTAGCAGATTGTCATGGGTACTGCCCGATGTGAATGATTTGCATtggataaataatattacacgaATGCATAATGTATCTGGAGTAGCAAGTATTGGTTGTGGTTGTGGATTATTAGAATGGTTACTGCAAAAATGTTCAG gaTTAGACGTTGTGGGTATAGAATTGGATAGCTCTTGGTGGAATAGCAAGTATTCTCCTccacaatttttaaaaaatattatttttgtggAGAATGAgtcaataaattttcaagtGCCGAAACGCTACGCAATGCTCTTttgttactttaataattctgcagcattttgtaattatatggAAAATTACAAAGGCAATTTAGTTTTTGTCATCGGACCCGCGCAAGGGAATAATTGTATAACAGACCCATTGCCATTCGATAAAAAGTTTGACAAATATAATTGGACATTAATAAATCAGAAAAAACTTGCGCattctaataattatattacagcATACAgtaataaatcataa
- the Orc1 gene encoding origin recognition complex subunit 1, translating to MAKLKKCTEKDITFLLETSTEEHDGSSQSDPDKSYNPKKNSDTSTDVSETDEIFENNKRFLLQNNASKKEQVSLRLRLRRSTEQSMYKIDTESEDEKPRRLTRSTKVRLKSLQDENQSPRKGTRIIKLPKRHFDYNSFYSKSEESVLERDQINYNEKKLLLNSLNVCTESPKAIDCKVINNSSDSDCVCINVIPKTPSSRTRSRTKLNKQNCVTEDDSDNATPKIRTRSKYKSFSAKKELKKDNIDEPLSDEENFEADAKENVSFSNTPKRSRIQKSDERTNSTVSSKRQLMYKDKNKSKTDQVEVIHKAGKILSKNISEENDDAIKSTMVLNGLSTPKSRKVSLKQSALTPSMKMRTDMLPKPATPLQEIRTRLHVSVVPKSLPCREQEFNNIYTFLESKLMDNSGGSIYINGVPGTGKTATVNEIVKCLKRSVEKGKLKYFDFIEINGMKLSEPRQAYVQILKQLTKKVLTWEQAYNELEKIFNSNIKRPMTLLLVDELDLLCTKRQDVIYNLLDWPTKASARLVVITIANTMDLPERVLMGRVTSRLGLTRVTFEPYNFKQLYEIVLTRLKNTDIFENEIIQLIARKVSAVSGDARRALDICRRVAEITETRNGTTVSVQDVNEALSEMIINPKVQAIKHCSKFEQIFLQAVCVEVKRIGVEEVCFINVYKQFEALCSFDGHKTPNITQALDICAKLGNYRLLICEYSGSDIHQKILLNVSKDEMHYALQEIDII from the exons atggctaaattaaaaaaatgtaccgaGAAAGATATAACTTTCCTGCTTGAAACAAGTACTGAGGAACATGATGGATCTTCGCAATCGGATCCCGACAAATCTTACAATCCGAAGAAAAATAGCGATACTTCTACCGATGTGTCGGAGACCGACGAGATcttcgaaaataataaacgttttTTGTTGCAAAACAATGCTTCAAAAAAGGAGCAAGTATCTCTACGTTTGAGGTTGAGACGTTCGACCGAACAAAGCATGTATAAAATTGATACTGAATCTGAAGATGAAAAGCCCAGGAGATTAACCAGAAGTACAAAAGTTCGCTTGAAAAGTTTGCAAGATGAAAATCAATCGCCTCGTAAGGGCACAAGAATAATAAAGCTACCTAAAAGACATTTTGattacaattctttttattctaaatcAGAAGAGTCTGTTTTAGAGAGagatcaaattaattataatgagaaaaaattacTTCTTAATTCGCTCAATGTTTGTACAGAAAGCCCAAAAGCTATCGATTGCAAGGTGATAAATAACTCAAGTGACTCTGATTGTGTTTGTATTAATGTTATTCCAAAGACACCATCTTCAAGAACAAGATCAAGAACAAAACTTAATAAACAGAATTGTGTCACAGAAGATGACAGTGATAATGCTACACCTAAAATTAGAACTAgatcaaaatataaatctttttctgcaaagaaagaattaaagaaagacAATATAGATGAACCACTTAGTGATGAGGAAAATTTTGAGGCAGatgcaaaagaaaatgtttcCTTTAGCAATACTCCTAAAAGATCAAGAATTCAAAAAAGTGATGAGAGAACAAATTCAACTGTGTCTAGCAAACGTCAATTGATgtacaaagataaaaataagagtAAAACTGACCAGGTGGAAGTTATACATAAAGCTGGTAAAATATTGTCTAAAAATATTAGTGAAGAAAATGATGATGCTATTAAATCAACAATGGTACTGAATGGTTTGAGTACCCCTAAAAGTCGTAAAGTTTCATTGAAACAGAGTGCTTTAACACCATCTATGAAAATGAGAACTGATATGTTGCCTAAGCCAGCAACACCACTGCAAGAGATCAGAACTCGTTTGCATGTCAGTGTGGTGCCTAAGTCACTACCTTGTAGGGAACAGGagtttaataacatttatacaTTCTTAGAAAGCAAATTAATGGATAATAGTGGAGG GAGCATCTATATAAATGGTGTACCAGGTACAGGAAAAACTGCTACTGTAAATGAAATTGTGAAATGTTTGAAGAGATCTGTGGAAAAGGGTAAATTAAAGTACTTTGATTTTATTGAGATTAATGGTATGAAATTGTCTGAGCCCAGACAAGCCTATGTGCAGATTTTGAAACAATTAactaaaaaagttttaacatGGGAACAAGCATATAATGAGTtggaaaagatatttaatagcAACATTAAAAGACCAATGACATTGTTACTTGTAGACGAG cttGATTTGTTATGTACGAAACGGCaagatgtaatttataatctaTTGGATTGGCCTACAAAAGCTTCTGCTCGATTAGTAGTTATTACTATTGCCAATACTATGGATCTTCCAGAAAGAGTTTTAATGGGTAGAGTTACGTCGCGGTTAGGTCTTACTCGAGTAACTTTTGAaccatataattttaaacaattgtaCGAGATAGTGTTAACTAGACTTAAAAACACAGATATTttcgaaaatgaaattatacaattaattgcACG taaaGTCTCGGCAGTATCGGGTGATGCTCGTCGCGCTTTAGATATTTGTCGTCGAGTAGCAGAAATTACAGAAACCCGCAACGGTACTACAGTGAGTGTACAAGATGTGAATGAGGCTTTATCAGAGATGATAATAAATCCTAAAGTACAAGCGATAAAGCATTGTTCGAAGTTTGAGCAAATATTCTTGCAAGCCGTATGCGTGGAAGTTAAACGAATCGGTGTGGAAGAAGTTTGTTTCATAAacgtttataaacaatttgaAGCCTTATGTAGTTTTGATG GTCACAAGACTCCCAATATTACACAAGCGCTTGATATTTGCGCAAAGTTGGGtaattatagattattaatatGCGAATATTCAGGTAGCGATATACATCAAAAGATTCTGTTAAATGTGTCAAAGGATGAGATGCATTATGCATTACAAGAAATTGACATTATTTAA
- the LOC139103275 gene encoding uncharacterized protein: protein IAVPFTIERDLKLMTSILGIEHYTLIMLGAITEYPMLHTPWLLMQLCVIIVEIIVFSVRFFLDGLHVKRNEIFQAVFILFNWLQVFCLFHQQARRAI from the exons ATTGCAGTGCCCTTTACTATTGAGAGAGATTTAAAGTTGATGACATCAATCCTGGGAATCGAGcattatactttaattatgCTAGGCGCTATCACA GAGTACCCTATGCTGCATACACCATGGTTACTTATGCAACTCTGTGTCATCATCGTGGAGATAATCGTTTTCTCCGTAAGATTCTTCCTGGATGGTTTACATGTGAAACGCAATGAAATATTTCAAGCGGtgttcattttatttaattggtTGCAAGTTTTCTGTCTCTTTCATCAGCAAGCACGTCGTGCTATTTAA
- the Strat gene encoding guanine nucleotide exchange factor MSS4 homolog — protein sequence MSMDRGVIESKKDPEGKNKERIYCTFCPSKMLNAGAATFISMDFALPYIHSKVQDKANQSETISDYWLIEDMYTFENIGVSHTVGNVKYLACADCERGPVGWHDLSTKKSYIALCRVKYE from the exons ATGTCGATGGACAGAGGTGTTATCGAATCGAAAAAGGACCCGGAggggaaaaataaagagagaatcTATTGTACATTTTGCCCCTCGAAAATGCTTAATGCTGGAGCTGCCACATTTATAAGCATGGAC TTTGCGTTACCTTATATCCACAGTAAAGTGCAGGATAAGGCAAATCAATCGGAAACAATTTCTGACTACTGGTTAATAGAGGATATGTACACTTTTGAGAATATCGGAGTATCCCATACAGTAGGTAATGTTAAGTACTTAGCTTGCGCCGACTGTGAGAGAGGTCCGGTAGGATGGCACGATTTATCGACTAAAAAATCATACATTGCGCTGTGTAGAGTAAAATATGAATAG